From Cinclus cinclus chromosome 26, bCinCin1.1, whole genome shotgun sequence, one genomic window encodes:
- the LAPTM5 gene encoding lysosomal-associated transmembrane protein 5 isoform X1, whose protein sequence is MAPQAPPEPPKCCCFNIKTVTVALGIFHMVMSVLLLIEYSLEVANGKGFCKDLDKDYYRIADITTSFLLILMLFVISFHLLYGVIKKRERFLIPFLALQVIDFLLSLLTMFSSYIQVPVIISVSSLGHTQGHSRTSLLALQLLDFCLSILTLCSSYMEVPTYLSLKPVDSRGSLPALDKLPAEDYTRVMITFTIAFAAVLFLKAYMFKCVLSCFKYIKASSRGEVKMESHTVEKAVLPSYEEALELPSKDSPPPYVTV, encoded by the exons ATGGCCCCCCAAGccccccctgagccccccaaatgctgctgcttcaaCATCAAGACAGTGACAGTGGCCCTGGGGATCTTCCACATG GTCATGAGCGTCCTGCTACTGATTGAATATTCCCTGGAGGTGGCCAACGGGAAGGGCTTCTGCAAAGACCTGGACAAGGATTACTACAGAATTG CTGATATCACCACCAGTTTCCTGCTGATCCTCATGTTGTTTGTCATTAGCTTCCACCTCCTGTACGGGGTGATCAAG aAGAGGGAGCGGTTCCTGATCCCCTTCCTGGCTCTGCAAGTCATTGATTTCCTCCTCAGCCTCCTGACCATGTTCAGCTCCTACATCCAGGTGCCAGTGATCATCTCTGTGTCCTCCCTGGGCCACACG CAGGGCCACTCCAGGACTTCCCTGCtggcgctgcagctgctggatttCTGCCTGAGCATCCTCACCCTGTGCAGCTCCTACATGGAGGTGCCCACCTACCTCAGCCTCAAGCCTGTGGACAGCAGG gGCTCTTTGCCAGCCCTGGACAAGTTGCCAGCAGAGGACTACACCAGAGTGATGATCACCTTCACCATCGCCTTTGCAGCCGTGCTCTTCCTCAAG gcCTACATGTTCAAGTGTGTCCTGAGCTGCTTCAAGTACATCAAAGCCAGCAGTAGGGGGGAGGTGAAAATGGAGTCGCACACAGTGGAAAAG gctgtgctgccatcCTACGAGGAAGCCCTGGAATTGCCTTCCAAGGATTCCCCCCCTCCCTACGTGACGGTCTGA
- the LAPTM5 gene encoding lysosomal-associated transmembrane protein 5 isoform X2, with translation MAPQAPPEPPKCCCFNIKTVTVALGIFHMVMSVLLLIEYSLEVANGKGFCKDLDKDYYRIADITTSFLLILMLFVISFHLLYGVIKKRERFLIPFLALQVIDFLLSLLTMFSSYIQVPVIISVSSLGHTGHSRTSLLALQLLDFCLSILTLCSSYMEVPTYLSLKPVDSRGSLPALDKLPAEDYTRVMITFTIAFAAVLFLKAYMFKCVLSCFKYIKASSRGEVKMESHTVEKAVLPSYEEALELPSKDSPPPYVTV, from the exons ATGGCCCCCCAAGccccccctgagccccccaaatgctgctgcttcaaCATCAAGACAGTGACAGTGGCCCTGGGGATCTTCCACATG GTCATGAGCGTCCTGCTACTGATTGAATATTCCCTGGAGGTGGCCAACGGGAAGGGCTTCTGCAAAGACCTGGACAAGGATTACTACAGAATTG CTGATATCACCACCAGTTTCCTGCTGATCCTCATGTTGTTTGTCATTAGCTTCCACCTCCTGTACGGGGTGATCAAG aAGAGGGAGCGGTTCCTGATCCCCTTCCTGGCTCTGCAAGTCATTGATTTCCTCCTCAGCCTCCTGACCATGTTCAGCTCCTACATCCAGGTGCCAGTGATCATCTCTGTGTCCTCCCTGGGCCACACG GGCCACTCCAGGACTTCCCTGCtggcgctgcagctgctggatttCTGCCTGAGCATCCTCACCCTGTGCAGCTCCTACATGGAGGTGCCCACCTACCTCAGCCTCAAGCCTGTGGACAGCAGG gGCTCTTTGCCAGCCCTGGACAAGTTGCCAGCAGAGGACTACACCAGAGTGATGATCACCTTCACCATCGCCTTTGCAGCCGTGCTCTTCCTCAAG gcCTACATGTTCAAGTGTGTCCTGAGCTGCTTCAAGTACATCAAAGCCAGCAGTAGGGGGGAGGTGAAAATGGAGTCGCACACAGTGGAAAAG gctgtgctgccatcCTACGAGGAAGCCCTGGAATTGCCTTCCAAGGATTCCCCCCCTCCCTACGTGACGGTCTGA